The genomic window AGCAGGATCGAAGCCTTGCCATGGCGGATCCCGCGCTCGGGGAAGAGACCCACGACCCTTCCCTGCTTGAGCCGTTCGACCGCCGCCTTCGCCGCCCGGGCGTCCTGGCGGCTCCGATCGACCGGAATTACATTGAGCGCGCTCAGGATCTGCGCGAGAACCAGGTCGTTGAAGAGCTTCCCATCCGCCACATAGTCGATCGGCCGCGGGGACCGCATCCCAAGGAGAATCGGATCGAAATGGCTGATGTGGTTGGAGACCAGGAGGCAGCCGCCGCTCTTCGGGATCCGCTCGAGGCCTTCGATCGAGATTCGCCCGCTCCTCTGGAGCACGCGGAGGCAGATCGCGCCGCCAATGGCGAAAAAGCGATCCCTCCCCCCTTGCCCCAAACAGCCGTTGTTCCTTCGCCGGCCCTTGTCCGGCGAACCGTTTCGCGCTGCACGCCCCTCGGGAACAGAACCTTCTTCTCCCGGCCCTGCCAAATGCTCCTCTTCGATTCCCATTTTTTGGAGGAAAAACTTTGCCTTGCTATCGCGGGTCCGAACAAGCAAATCCTTTGCCTCGGAGAGCCCCAACCCATGCAAACGCCACCACCCAC from Methylacidimicrobium sp. B4 includes these protein-coding regions:
- a CDS encoding 1-acyl-sn-glycerol-3-phosphate acyltransferase: MGQGGRDRFFAIGGAICLRVLQRSGRISIEGLERIPKSGGCLLVSNHISHFDPILLGMRSPRPIDYVADGKLFNDLVLAQILSALNVIPVDRSRQDARAAKAAVERLKQGRVVGLFPERGIRHGKASILLGAQLSPSAAALAQMARAPVLPAVVVGSDRLYQLRSWHRPPRVFVSFGEPFASGPGEDRCAFTQRIHERLLALFESLVRRYEIDPIDFPHSAQERWREEERARK